The sequence GACGCCATAGACCATCAGCGAATTGGTCGCGTCGCCCGGCCCGCCGCCGGTGGTGACGAAGATGATGTCGAACACGCGGAACGCATCCATCACCCGCAATACCAGCGCCAGGAACACGGTCGGCAGCAGCAGCGGCAGCACGACGAGACGGAAGCGCTGCAACGCCGTCGCGCCATCGGCGGAGGCCGCCTCCAGGATATCGCCCGGCAGCGACTTGAGCCCGGCGAGCAGGATCAGCGCGACCAGCGGCGTCCATTCCCAGACATCGATCAGGATGACGACCGGCAGCGCGGCGCTGGTCGAGGCGAGGAAGCCGCGCGGGCCGGATATGCCCCATTCGGCCAGGTAATAGCCGAAAAAGCCGTAGTCGACGGCGAGCAGCGCGCGGAAGATCAGGCCGACAACCACCGGCGTGATGGTGACCGGGATCAGCAGGAAGGCGAGGCAGATGCGATTGAAGCGCCCCTCGCGCCAGAGCAGCAGCGCCAGGCAGAGCCCGAAGACGAACTCCAGCGCCACGGCGGCGAAGGTGAAGACGAAAGTGTTGATCAGCGCCCGGCGCGCCGTCGAGTCCGTCCAGAGCTCGGCATAGTTGGCGAGGCCGACGAAGGTCCGCCTTCCGCCGCCGCGCAGCAGATTATAATCGAAGAACGAATACCAGATGCCCTGCGCCAGCGGCCAGAGCGCGATCAGCACGACATAGACGACGGCCGGGACGGCGAGCGCGATCAGGAAGAGCCTGCGCCGGTCCTGGAAGCGCAGGCGGGCCGCCCTGCGCTGGGGGAAATC is a genomic window of Kaistia defluvii containing:
- a CDS encoding carbohydrate ABC transporter permease; this translates as MATTSVGSIDFPQRRAARLRFQDRRRLFLIALAVPAVVYVVLIALWPLAQGIWYSFFDYNLLRGGGRRTFVGLANYAELWTDSTARRALINTFVFTFAAVALEFVFGLCLALLLWREGRFNRICLAFLLIPVTITPVVVGLIFRALLAVDYGFFGYYLAEWGISGPRGFLASTSAALPVVILIDVWEWTPLVALILLAGLKSLPGDILEAASADGATALQRFRLVVLPLLLPTVFLALVLRVMDAFRVFDIIFVTTGGGPGDATNSLMVYGVKQGLQFFNIGFASAIGNVAILCIAVLCAAFTLLIRRADVRANET